The Caulobacter sp. FWC26 genome contains a region encoding:
- a CDS encoding TetR/AcrR family transcriptional regulator, translated as MDDGRIAGAATARYARKKETILAAATAILNRQGVRGMTLADVAASVGLNTTSVTYYYRKKDDLAAACFMRGLERFEAMVEEAAAEGAPAQRIVKFLELYLYLNRRVRLGEATPLTSFAEIKALKEPLRGSVIGVFNDLFRRVRSFFDDPSLAHLDKRQRNARTHLLMEQVFWSGRWLRRYDVEDYGRVLERMSDILLNGLHVPGGAWRPMPLPDPTPLSPEGLEWRETFLVAATRLINQRGYRGASVEDISAALNVTKGSFYHHHEDKDALVAECFERTFTVTRRSQLDARALPADRWTQLVSTAAGLTTYQLSEHGPLLRASSLGALPEPLRGDMADGYMRGWQRFASIISDGIADGSVRAIDPSIAAHMINSMLNAAASLEAWVPGLEREEAADLFARPLLTGVLS; from the coding sequence ATGGACGACGGTCGGATCGCGGGCGCAGCGACAGCGCGCTACGCGCGGAAAAAGGAGACGATCCTGGCGGCGGCCACGGCGATCCTCAACCGCCAGGGCGTTCGCGGCATGACTCTGGCCGACGTGGCCGCCAGCGTCGGCCTCAACACCACCAGCGTCACCTACTACTACCGCAAGAAGGACGATCTGGCCGCCGCCTGCTTCATGCGCGGCCTGGAACGGTTCGAGGCCATGGTCGAGGAAGCCGCCGCCGAAGGCGCGCCCGCCCAGCGCATCGTCAAGTTCCTCGAACTCTATCTCTACCTCAATCGCCGCGTGCGCCTCGGCGAGGCGACGCCCCTCACAAGCTTCGCCGAGATCAAGGCTTTGAAGGAGCCGCTACGCGGTTCGGTCATCGGCGTGTTCAACGATCTGTTCCGGCGCGTCAGGAGCTTCTTCGACGATCCTTCCCTGGCGCATCTCGACAAACGCCAGCGCAACGCGCGCACCCATCTCCTGATGGAGCAGGTGTTCTGGTCGGGCCGTTGGCTGCGCCGCTACGACGTCGAGGACTATGGCCGGGTGCTGGAGCGGATGAGCGACATCCTGCTGAATGGCCTGCACGTCCCGGGTGGCGCGTGGCGGCCAATGCCCCTGCCCGATCCAACGCCCCTTTCGCCCGAAGGTCTGGAGTGGCGTGAGACGTTCCTGGTCGCCGCCACGCGACTAATCAACCAGCGCGGCTATCGCGGCGCTTCGGTGGAAGACATCTCGGCCGCCCTGAACGTGACCAAGGGATCGTTCTATCACCACCACGAAGACAAGGACGCCCTGGTGGCCGAGTGCTTCGAGCGGACCTTCACCGTCACGCGCCGCTCGCAGCTCGACGCCCGCGCGCTGCCGGCGGACCGCTGGACGCAGCTTGTTTCCACGGCTGCGGGCCTGACCACATACCAGCTGTCCGAGCACGGCCCCCTACTGCGGGCTTCATCGCTGGGCGCCTTGCCCGAACCGCTGCGCGGCGACATGGCCGACGGCTACATGCGCGGGTGGCAGCGCTTCGCCTCGATCATTTCGGACGGCATCGCCGACGGATCGGTCCGGGCGATCGATCCCAGCATCGCCGCTCACATGATCAATTCGATGCTGAACGCCGCTGCGTCACTGGAGGCCTGGGTTCCCGGACTGGAGCGGGAAGAGGCGGCGGATCTTTTCGCGCGGCCGCTGTTGACCGGCGTGCTCTCCTGA